Proteins from one Limanda limanda chromosome 4, fLimLim1.1, whole genome shotgun sequence genomic window:
- the LOC133000146 gene encoding gamma-glutamyl hydrolase-like: MNQPLNSRPIIGVLAQEARKDYHATRGFSYIPACYVKYLEAAGARVVPVRLNLSEEEYTKIFNSINGLVLPGGGSNLLESPYSRAAGILFNLALRANDASDYFPILGSCHGFQQLTVLIAKEDLLTLTDTTAVALPLELTPMGHSSRLFQSFPKDVLRSLTEGNLCPHFHKWSLTTESFNRNPRLQEFYKVLSTNHDGKQEFISTIEAYRYPIYGLQWHPEKSPFEWIDKPGMIHSTAAIRVSFYSGSFFVSEARKSNHRFPTQEEEERALIYNFSPIFNGVTAIFVQNYYFD; encoded by the exons ATGAACCAGCCGCTCAACAGCCGACCCATCATCG GGGTCTTGGCACAAGAAGCCCGTAAAGACTATCATGCTACAAGGGGCTTTTCCTACATCCCTGCTTGCTATGTGAAATACCTGGAGGCAGCCGGGGCCAGAGTCGTACCTGTCAG ATTAAATCTTTCAGAAGAAGAATATACCAAGATATTCAACTCAATAAACGG GTTGGTGCTGCCAGGAGGAGGTTCAAATCTGCTGGAATCGCCCTACAGTCGAGCCGCCGGTATTCTTTTCAACTTGGCTCTGAGG gccaACGATGCCTCGGACTACTTCCCCATCTTGGGAAGTTGTCATGGCTTCCAGCAGCTGACTGTCTTAATAGCGAAGGAAGACCTGCTCACGCTCACTGACACCACGGCTGTGGCTTTGCCGCTCGAACTCACACCAA TGGGCCATTCCAGCCGTCTGTTTCAGAGTTTCCCCAAAGATGTGCTGAGGTCTCTGACCGAGGGAAACCTCTGCCCCCACTTCCACAAGTGGAGTCTGACCACAGAG AGCTTCAACAGGAATCCCAGGCTACAGGAGTTTTACAAGGTCCTGTCGACGAACCACGATGGGAAACAAGAATTCATCTCCACTATCGAAG CCTACCGGTATCCAATTTATGGATTACAGTGGCATCCGGAGAAATCCCCCTTTGAGTGGATCGACAAACCGGGGATGATTCACTCCACCGCTGCAATAAGAGTCTCCTTCTACTCTGGCAGCTTCTTTGTCTCTGAAG CCAGGAAGAGCAACCATCGTTTCCcgactcaggaggaggaagagagagcgcTCATCTACAACTTCTCTCCCATCTTCAATGGTGTTACTGCTATCTTCGTTCAGAACTATTACTTTGATTGA
- the LOC133000147 gene encoding gamma-glutamyl hydrolase-like, giving the protein MNQPLNSRPIIGVLAEQLCKDDQPTSRFSCIPACYVKYLEAAGARVVPVRLNLSEEEYTKIFNSINGLVLPGGASDLLASHYSRASSIFFNLALRANDASDYFPILGSCRGLQQLTVLIAKENLLTLTDTTAVALPLELTPMGHSSRLFQSFPKDVLRSLTEENICPHFHKWSLTTESFNRNPRLQEFYKVLSTSHDGKQEFISTIEAYRYPIYGLQWHPEKTPFEWKDKPGMIHSTAAIRVSFYSGSFFVSEARRSNHRFPSQEEEERALIYNFSPVFHGMKSSCIQNYYFD; this is encoded by the exons ATGAACCAGCCGCTCAACAGCCGACCCATCATCG GGGTGTTGGCAGAGCAACTATGTAAAGACGATCAGCCTACAAGCAGATTTTCCTGCATCCCTGCTTGCTATGTGAAATACCTGGAGGCAGCCGGGGCCAGAGTCGTACCTGTCAG ATTAAATCTATCAGAAGAAGAATATACCAAGATATTCAACTCAATAAACGG GTTGGTGCTGCCGGGAGGAGCTTCAGATCTGCTGGCGTCGCACTACAGTCGAGCttccagtatttttttcaacttGGCTCTGAGG GCCAACGATGCCTCGGACTACTTCCCCATCTTGGGAAGTTGTCGGGGCTTACAGCAGCTGACTGTCTTAATAGCAAAGGAAAACCTGCTCACGCTCACTGACACCACGGCTGTGGCTCTGCCGCTCGAACTCACACCAA TGGGCCATTCCAGCCGTCTGTTTCAGAGTTTCCCCAAAGATGTGCTGAGGTCTCtgacagaggaaaacatctgcCCCCACTTCCACAAGTGGAGTCTGACCACAGAG AGCTTCAACAGGAATCCCAGGCTACAGGAGTTTTACAAGGTCCTGTCGACGAGCCACGATGGGAAACAAGAATTCATCTCCACTATCGAAG CCTACCGATATCCAATTTATGGATTACAGTGGCATCCCGAGAAAACCCCCTTTGAGTGGAAAGACAAACCGGGGATGATTCACTCCACCGCTGCAATAAGAGTCTCCTTCTACTCTGGCAGCTTCTTCGTCTCTGAAG CCAGGAGGAGCAACCATCGTTTCCCgagtcaggaggaggaagagagagcgcTCATCTACAACTTCTCTCCTGTCTTCCATGGCATGAAGTCCAGCTGCATTCAGAACTATTACTTTGATTGA